In Deltaproteobacteria bacterium, a single window of DNA contains:
- a CDS encoding OmpA family protein has product MRRRMVIIGVAMVLLSLGHAGVGLAQNQAGSFAISPFLGGYIFDGKQDLKHGMTFGLGLGYNLTENWGGAALFNQIVTDSKAGAGQVNGYLFRLEGLYHFTPSRKLVPYLAAGIGSITLNPQRGASCTELLLNYGAGLKYFLNENMALQGDVRHILSFGSIQHNFIYTLGLSFLFGGAKAVVPPLDSDGDGVNDDLDKCPGTPAGVRVDRSGCPLDSDGDGVYDFRDKCPGTPAGVKVDRSGCPLDSDGDGVYDFRDKCPGTPAGVKVDRSGCPLDSDGDGVYDYLDRCPNTPAGVKVDSSGCPLDSDADGVPNYLDQCPRTPKSATVNEIGCWIVRDINFDTDKWNIKPAFRPNLDQAVEILKRNPYLKIEIQGHTDNIGKKAYNQRLSEKRAGAVMNYFMQQGIAKDRLTVRGYGFSSPIATNETEEGRAKNRRVQLRPLD; this is encoded by the coding sequence ATGCGGCGAAGAATGGTAATTATTGGGGTTGCCATGGTATTACTTTCTCTGGGCCATGCAGGAGTGGGCCTGGCACAAAATCAAGCCGGATCATTTGCCATCTCTCCGTTTCTGGGAGGCTACATTTTTGACGGCAAACAGGACCTTAAACATGGCATGACCTTTGGCCTGGGCCTGGGTTATAACTTGACAGAAAACTGGGGCGGAGCGGCTCTTTTCAACCAGATTGTTACAGACTCCAAGGCCGGCGCCGGCCAGGTAAATGGATATTTATTCCGCCTGGAAGGACTCTATCACTTCACGCCGTCCAGAAAGCTGGTTCCCTACCTCGCCGCCGGAATAGGCAGTATCACCCTCAATCCCCAAAGAGGAGCAAGCTGTACCGAACTCTTACTGAATTATGGCGCCGGTCTGAAATACTTTCTGAACGAGAATATGGCCCTACAGGGTGATGTCCGGCACATCCTTTCATTTGGCAGCATTCAGCACAACTTCATCTATACCCTGGGACTCTCCTTTTTATTTGGCGGCGCAAAGGCAGTCGTGCCGCCTCTGGACAGTGACGGTGACGGGGTCAATGACGATCTGGATAAGTGCCCTGGCACGCCGGCAGGCGTAAGGGTGGACCGCTCCGGTTGTCCGCTTGATAGTGATGGGGATGGTGTTTACGACTTCCGGGATAAATGCCCTGGCACTCCGGCCGGTGTCAAGGTGGACCGCTCAGGCTGTCCGCTCGATAGTGACGGCGATGGTGTCTACGACTTCCGGGATAAATGCCCTGGCACCCCGGCCGGTGTCAAGGTGGATCGTTCCGGCTGTCCGCTCGATAGCGACGGCGATGGTGTCTACGACTACCTGGACAGGTGCCCCAACACCCCGGCCGGTGTCAAGGTGGACAGTTCCGGATGCCCTCTGGATAGCGATGCCGATGGCGTGCCCAACTATTTAGATCAATGTCCCCGGACACCTAAAAGCGCAACCGTGAATGAGATAGGATGCTGGATCGTCAGGGACATCAATTTTGATACTGATAAATGGAATATCAAGCCAGCATTCCGTCCAAATCTGGACCAGGCCGTAGAAATTCTGAAGCGAAACCCCTACCTGAAAATTGAGATTCAGGGTCATACGGATAATATCGGCAAAAAGGCATACAATCAGCGCCTTTCTGAAAAACGCGCTGGAGCCGTCATGAACTACTTCATGCAGCAAGGTATTGCCAAAGATCGTCTTACTGTCAGGGGATACGGCTTTTCAAGCCCCATCGCAACCAATGAAACAGAAGAAGGCCGGGCCAAAAATCGAAGGGTTCAATTGAGGCCCCTGGATTAG
- a CDS encoding succinate dehydrogenase/fumarate reductase iron-sulfur subunit: MAKTYSITLKIHRYNPEEDRSWIQDYHMEAGRILRFVDLFHKINDEQDSTLAWNSSCEHGQCGTCSVIVNGKPLLACELLVENAVHRFRTTTFIIEPLDVAPVIRDLMVDMEKAYEKVNQVKPYIIEPAPLPVERDVYPITPNELELYVNATRCINCFCCASACISSHKSFLGPNAMLAAIVRVMDPREQEKEERFKVLYSDQGVYRCHSTQACTFVCPKEIDVAHFIALAKEGAIKL; this comes from the coding sequence ATGGCTAAAACTTATTCCATCACTTTGAAGATTCACCGGTACAATCCTGAAGAAGACCGGTCCTGGATTCAGGATTATCACATGGAGGCCGGCCGAATCCTCCGGTTTGTGGATCTCTTCCATAAAATAAACGATGAACAGGATTCCACCCTGGCCTGGAACTCCTCATGTGAACACGGTCAGTGCGGAACCTGTTCCGTCATAGTCAATGGCAAGCCTCTTCTCGCGTGTGAACTCCTGGTTGAAAACGCGGTTCACCGTTTCAGGACCACAACCTTTATCATCGAACCGCTGGACGTGGCGCCCGTCATCCGCGATTTGATGGTGGACATGGAAAAGGCCTACGAAAAGGTCAACCAGGTCAAGCCATACATCATTGAACCGGCGCCCCTGCCGGTCGAAAGAGACGTGTACCCCATAACGCCGAACGAGCTGGAGCTTTACGTGAACGCCACGCGATGCATCAACTGCTTTTGCTGCGCCTCGGCATGTATCAGCAGTCATAAGAGTTTTCTCGGGCCGAACGCCATGCTGGCCGCCATTGTCCGTGTCATGGATCCGCGCGAGCAGGAGAAGGAGGAGCGGTTTAAAGTTCTGTACAGCGACCAAGGGGTTTACAGGTGCCACTCGACTCAGGCCTGCACCTTTGTCTGCCCCAAGGAGATTGACGTGGCCCATTTCATCGCCCTGGCCAAAGAGGGCGCTATAAAGCTCTGA
- a CDS encoding MarR family transcriptional regulator: MAREEYIGFLISRTHKILKKKLTTLVQDYDLTVRQYGVLRRLYEEDGLPARELVVRLYSDSSTIIDIIDRLEEKGLVRREADPHDRRVNRIYLTDKARVILPKILSRVDRFERAIYRHLSPQETKAIKTGLNKLHKLAVAKGTADQANSKKVRK, from the coding sequence ATGGCCCGTGAAGAATACATCGGCTTCCTCATCTCCAGAACGCATAAAATCCTCAAAAAAAAACTGACCACGCTTGTACAGGACTATGACCTCACGGTGCGCCAGTACGGGGTCTTGCGCCGGCTGTACGAGGAGGATGGATTGCCGGCCCGGGAACTGGTGGTCAGGCTTTATTCAGACAGCTCAACCATAATAGACATCATTGACCGGCTGGAAGAAAAGGGCCTGGTCAGGCGCGAAGCTGATCCGCATGATCGCCGGGTGAATCGGATCTATTTGACCGACAAGGCCAGGGTAATACTGCCCAAGATATTGAGTCGGGTGGATCGTTTTGAACGCGCTATCTACCGGCATCTTTCACCTCAAGAAACTAAGGCCATTAAAACCGGCCTTAACAAGCTGCATAAGCTCGCGGTGGCTAAAGGGACGGCTGATCAGGCCAACAGTAAAAAAGTCAGGAAGTGA
- a CDS encoding acyl-CoA dehydrogenase family protein: protein MIDFEIAPLTREVIKKTRQFGQEVTRKIARHYDEYEHEHEELTDEEIKRIKEHQLSILKMMQGTDKPSEKPGLSGVIMREANSWGDQSAASGAGTLGLGNAAINAVATDDQKKRFGHLFAAMAITEPGAGSDTASIQTTAKLDPNTNEWIINGEKIFVTSGRRCEAVVIWATLDKSRGRAAIKSFVVEKTRPGITVTKNEKKLGIRASDTVSILLEDCRIPYDNILGSPEVKERKKGLGGAMATFDATRPGVAASAIGIARAALEFTKAKLEQEGYTFPYDRGLHSLSAVQRDFLEMEANLDAARFLIWRAAGMMDRRLRNSKEASMSKAKAGKAATLVCQRCVDILGPLGYSCDWLAEKWMRDCKITDLYEGTGQINTLIVARHILGFTRHELK, encoded by the coding sequence ATGATAGACTTTGAAATTGCACCCCTGACGAGAGAGGTCATTAAGAAGACGCGTCAATTTGGTCAGGAGGTAACCAGAAAGATCGCTCGTCATTACGATGAATACGAGCATGAGCACGAGGAATTGACAGATGAGGAGATCAAACGGATCAAGGAGCATCAGCTCTCCATCCTGAAGATGATGCAGGGAACCGACAAGCCGAGTGAAAAGCCGGGATTGAGCGGTGTGATCATGCGTGAAGCGAATTCGTGGGGAGATCAATCAGCGGCCTCAGGAGCCGGCACGCTGGGGCTGGGTAATGCGGCCATCAACGCCGTTGCGACCGATGACCAGAAAAAGCGTTTCGGCCACCTGTTTGCGGCCATGGCCATTACCGAACCAGGGGCCGGATCAGACACGGCTTCCATCCAAACCACGGCTAAACTCGACCCAAACACAAATGAGTGGATTATTAACGGGGAGAAGATCTTCGTTACTTCGGGTCGGCGCTGTGAGGCTGTGGTCATATGGGCCACGCTCGATAAGAGCAGGGGCCGGGCCGCGATCAAGAGCTTTGTCGTGGAAAAGACGAGACCGGGTATAACCGTAACCAAAAATGAAAAAAAGCTCGGGATCCGCGCCTCGGACACGGTCTCCATCCTTCTTGAAGACTGCCGCATTCCCTATGACAACATCCTGGGCAGCCCGGAGGTCAAGGAGAGGAAAAAGGGCCTGGGCGGCGCCATGGCCACCTTTGACGCCACCCGTCCGGGTGTGGCCGCCTCGGCTATCGGTATAGCCCGGGCCGCACTGGAGTTCACCAAGGCGAAGCTCGAACAAGAAGGATATACCTTCCCCTATGATCGCGGCCTGCATTCGTTGAGTGCCGTTCAGAGGGACTTTCTTGAAATGGAAGCCAATCTCGATGCGGCCCGTTTTCTGATCTGGCGCGCCGCAGGCATGATGGATCGGCGCTTGAGAAACAGCAAGGAGGCCTCCATGTCCAAAGCAAAAGCCGGTAAGGCCGCCACCCTGGTCTGTCAGAGATGCGTTGACATCCTGGGACCGCTGGGCTATTCATGCGACTGGCTGGCTGAAAAATGGATGCGCGACTGTAAGATTACCGACCTTTATGAAGGCACCGGCCAGATCAATACGCTTATTGTCGCTCGCCACATTTTGGGCTTTACGCGGCACGAACTGAAATAA
- a CDS encoding catalase, with protein MAEKKKTLTTAFGIPVADDQNSLTAGERGPVLMQDVHLLEKLAHFDRERIPERVVHAKGAGAYGYFEVTADVTQYTKAKFLSEIGKQTEVFARFSTVGGEKGSPDAARDPRGFAIKFYTEEGNYDFVGNNTPVFFIRDPLKFPDFIHTQKRHPATNCKDPDMFWDFLSLTPESIHQVTILFSDRGTPATFRHMNGYSSHTFKWYNNKGEYFWVQYHFKTDQGVKNLTLEEATRISAEDPDHATRDLYEALERGDYPSWTLEMQIMTPEQAKDYRWDIFDITKVWPHGDFPPIKVGKLVLNRNPVNYFAEVEQAAFCPGNLVPGIAASPDKMLQARLFSYHDTHLHRLGPNYHLIPVNRPKNASEISYQRDGFMRVDANGEGGPNYWPNSFGGPEPDPTAGEPPFEVSGLGARHASTHPNDDFIQPGNLYRDVMTDQDRMNQIRNIVDHLGGAQKRIQLRQTALFYKADPDYGRRVAEGLGLEVQEVERLANMTQEERVQVTS; from the coding sequence ATGGCAGAAAAAAAGAAGACTTTAACCACCGCTTTCGGCATCCCGGTAGCCGACGATCAGAACAGCCTGACCGCCGGCGAGCGCGGGCCGGTCCTGATGCAGGATGTGCACCTGCTGGAAAAATTGGCCCACTTTGACCGTGAACGCATCCCAGAACGTGTAGTGCACGCCAAAGGCGCTGGCGCGTATGGTTATTTTGAAGTCACGGCCGACGTAACCCAGTACACTAAAGCCAAGTTCCTATCGGAAATCGGTAAGCAGACCGAAGTTTTTGCGCGTTTTTCCACCGTGGGCGGTGAAAAGGGCTCGCCCGATGCCGCTCGCGATCCGCGCGGATTTGCCATAAAGTTCTATACCGAAGAAGGTAATTACGACTTCGTGGGCAACAACACGCCGGTCTTCTTCATCAGAGACCCTCTGAAATTCCCAGACTTCATCCATACACAGAAGCGGCATCCCGCCACCAACTGCAAGGACCCGGATATGTTCTGGGACTTCCTTTCGCTAACGCCAGAATCCATCCATCAGGTCACGATCCTCTTTTCTGACCGTGGCACGCCGGCCACTTTCCGCCACATGAACGGCTACAGCAGCCATACTTTCAAGTGGTATAATAATAAAGGTGAGTACTTTTGGGTGCAGTACCACTTCAAGACCGATCAGGGTGTCAAGAACCTTACCCTGGAGGAGGCAACCCGTATTTCAGCCGAGGATCCTGACCATGCCACACGGGACCTATATGAAGCCCTTGAACGGGGCGATTACCCGTCCTGGACACTCGAGATGCAGATCATGACCCCGGAGCAGGCCAAGGATTATCGCTGGGACATCTTTGACATCACCAAAGTCTGGCCTCACGGTGATTTTCCACCCATCAAGGTGGGCAAATTGGTGCTAAACCGCAACCCTGTTAATTATTTTGCCGAGGTGGAGCAGGCCGCCTTTTGCCCTGGCAACCTGGTCCCGGGTATTGCTGCTTCTCCGGATAAAATGCTTCAGGCTCGACTCTTCTCGTACCACGACACTCACCTGCATCGCTTGGGGCCCAATTATCACCTGATCCCGGTTAACCGGCCCAAGAATGCCTCGGAAATCAGCTACCAGCGTGATGGTTTTATGCGGGTTGATGCAAACGGTGAAGGCGGTCCGAACTACTGGCCTAACAGCTTCGGCGGACCAGAACCGGATCCAACCGCGGGCGAGCCGCCCTTTGAGGTTTCAGGTCTTGGGGCACGTCATGCCTCTACGCATCCCAACGACGATTTTATTCAGCCGGGGAACTTGTACCGCGACGTCATGACCGATCAAGACCGCATGAACCAGATCAGGAATATTGTGGATCATCTGGGCGGAGCACAAAAACGCATTCAGCTTCGCCAGACAGCCTTGTTTTATAAGGCAGACCCAGACTATGGCAGACGCGTAGCTGAGGGGCTGGGTTTGGAGGTGCAGGAAGTCGAGCGCCTGGCCAATATGACTCAGGAAGAAAGGGTGCAGGTCACCTCTTAA
- a CDS encoding MFS transporter, whose translation MDTENGQFGPGPRGSGPRPKMRLAAFASLRNRDFRWYWVGMLASFNSMMMQMVARGWLVYTMTDSALALGLVSAGFGIPMLLFSLYGGALADRVQKRNLLLVTRTGMGLVSLVITILITAKMITLWHLMLASVVSGTFMSFYMPGRQAYILDLVGKDGLFNAIAMNSMAMNICRIASPALAGVLLKFIGIPGVYWLVTISSAAVIFSLWMIPPGKPITVRPNAPLLADVIEGLRYVRHNSVILILLLIGFVPIITAMPYQLLMPVFAKTVFKAGETGLGLLMSAVGVGALGGSIFLASRGDFRRKGILTLFVGIAFGIFLILFSFSPSLLLASFFLVFVGAGSSMYMTLNYTLLMSYTPEELVGRVMSISMMTFGLMPLATLPAGALAEIFGAPLTVAGGGVILALFLIVVVVFQPRFRKLD comes from the coding sequence GTGGATACTGAGAATGGACAGTTTGGGCCAGGTCCTCGGGGGTCTGGACCGCGCCCGAAGATGCGGCTGGCCGCATTTGCTTCATTGAGAAACCGGGATTTTCGCTGGTATTGGGTAGGCATGCTTGCCTCTTTTAACTCGATGATGATGCAGATGGTGGCGCGCGGCTGGCTGGTTTATACCATGACCGACTCCGCCCTGGCTCTGGGTCTGGTCTCAGCCGGTTTTGGCATACCGATGCTTTTATTTTCTTTATATGGGGGCGCCCTAGCGGACCGGGTTCAGAAAAGAAACCTGCTCCTGGTCACGAGAACGGGCATGGGCCTGGTCTCTTTGGTCATTACAATTCTGATCACCGCTAAAATGATTACTTTGTGGCACCTGATGCTGGCTTCGGTTGTCTCAGGCACTTTCATGTCCTTTTACATGCCCGGACGTCAGGCCTATATTTTAGATCTGGTGGGGAAGGACGGCCTGTTCAATGCGATCGCCATGAACTCAATGGCTATGAACATCTGCCGCATCGCTTCACCGGCCCTGGCTGGCGTCCTGCTTAAATTTATCGGTATTCCCGGGGTCTACTGGCTGGTGACGATCTCCAGTGCCGCGGTGATATTTTCTTTATGGATGATTCCGCCTGGCAAGCCCATAACCGTGCGGCCCAATGCGCCTTTACTTGCGGACGTCATAGAAGGTCTGCGTTACGTGCGGCATAACAGCGTCATTCTCATTCTTCTGCTCATTGGCTTCGTTCCCATAATAACCGCCATGCCTTACCAGTTACTCATGCCCGTCTTTGCCAAGACCGTTTTTAAAGCCGGAGAAACAGGGCTTGGTCTGCTCATGTCAGCGGTGGGTGTCGGCGCTTTGGGCGGCTCGATCTTTCTGGCATCGCGCGGAGACTTCCGGCGCAAAGGCATTCTGACGCTTTTTGTTGGAATAGCCTTTGGCATTTTTTTGATTCTTTTTAGTTTTTCACCTTCTCTGCTTCTGGCAAGCTTTTTTCTGGTCTTTGTCGGTGCTGGCAGTTCCATGTATATGACCCTTAATTATACCTTGCTCATGAGTTATACCCCTGAGGAGCTGGTCGGTCGGGTTATGAGCATTTCCATGATGACATTCGGTCTTATGCCTCTGGCAACACTCCCCGCCGGGGCACTGGCTGAAATTTTTGGCGCTCCGCTTACGGTGGCCGGCGGCGGCGTCATCTTGGCTTTGTTCCTGATTGTGGTCGTAGTCTTTCAGCCGCGTTTCAGGAAGCTGGATTGA
- a CDS encoding CoA ester lyase yields MKRPGFIRTALFVPGNQPDRVDKAVHTGADAVIIDLEDAVPLAEKEKTRAMVRDKLIQHDQRAMFVRVNGLETGFMQGDLAVVAVGGLAGIMLPKAESAAHVQEIGARLNEVEKAQGIPLGTISVLPLIESARAVQNIFEIVSVKTDPPRFFFVAFGAADYALDMGIELTRQGTELLYARSRICIACRAAGIDAPLDTPFMIDIRDLKALKAEARQARQIGFQGKLCIHPDQVSPCNEVFSPTEEEIKQAAMAVQAFEDAEARGIGAIQIEGRFIDYAVVERARRTLEMAALLHGIRPD; encoded by the coding sequence ATGAAAAGACCTGGATTCATACGCACGGCACTTTTTGTGCCTGGGAACCAGCCAGACCGGGTGGATAAGGCGGTCCATACAGGAGCCGATGCCGTTATCATTGATCTCGAAGACGCGGTGCCTCTGGCTGAGAAAGAAAAGACTAGGGCCATGGTGCGGGACAAGCTCATCCAGCATGACCAAAGAGCCATGTTTGTGCGCGTCAATGGACTGGAAACCGGTTTCATGCAGGGGGACCTGGCGGTGGTGGCCGTGGGTGGGCTGGCGGGCATTATGCTCCCCAAGGCGGAAAGCGCGGCCCATGTTCAGGAAATTGGCGCCAGGCTCAATGAGGTGGAAAAGGCTCAAGGCATCCCGCTCGGAACCATTTCCGTGCTTCCCTTGATCGAATCTGCTAGAGCCGTTCAGAACATATTTGAGATTGTTTCGGTAAAGACCGATCCGCCGAGGTTTTTTTTCGTGGCCTTTGGCGCGGCTGACTATGCCTTGGACATGGGGATCGAGCTGACCAGGCAAGGCACCGAACTTCTCTATGCGCGGTCCAGGATTTGTATCGCCTGCCGGGCCGCCGGGATTGACGCGCCGCTGGATACTCCCTTTATGATTGATATCAGGGATCTGAAGGCTCTGAAGGCCGAAGCCCGCCAGGCCAGACAGATCGGGTTCCAGGGGAAACTCTGCATCCATCCGGATCAGGTCAGCCCCTGCAATGAAGTCTTCTCCCCGACTGAGGAAGAAATTAAGCAAGCAGCCATGGCGGTTCAGGCCTTTGAGGACGCTGAGGCCAGGGGGATAGGGGCCATTCAAATTGAAGGCCGGTTTATTGATTACGCGGTGGTGGAGCGCGCCCGGAGGACCCTGGAAATGGCGGCCCTCCTGCACGGAATACGCCCGGATTAG
- a CDS encoding FAD-binding protein, with protein sequence MNRIFKKGPDFYCDLLIIGTGGAGLRCATEVLEKRPETSVMALTKVSHPQKSHTSTAQGGLAVVDPRDPVDKNIFHMFDTWKGSDCTADQNIIKKIIESSWEQILWLENRGMHFSRDIEGKLSKRTFGGHTLNFGESLAYRAVFEADRTGKGIMDTTWGEALKRGIRFLTQSIATELLFTGNQCVGSVVFKQKEGEFIRILSKATIIATGGCGQVFKVTTNCRQNTGDGLALALQAGLPVMDPEAVQFHPTGIVGPGILASEALRSEGGVLRNKDLKPFMERYAPKMKDLAPRDLVSRAIETEIRQGRGVLNPDHGIYHVWIDLRHLSEYVLDMKLGEISHFFNKFVNINPKEELCPVCPSNHYHMGGIPTTEFGEVQNGSQDTVPGLFAIGECAAASFHGFNRLAANSILELITMGKFAGERVLEYLKEAPAETSKAEGEHTLSLFSGYLEAQGRDSLGRIREAMQTMMTGKAGVFRTEAGLLEAVEGLKELKDRAAKTALSTRGLIMNQELVRRWELDNLLTVSMVIACAALNRRESRGAHYREDFPERKNEYNYHTLTTMEESGRIEFGKRPVDMSILEAGGGHAQKFGMIKREY encoded by the coding sequence ATGAACAGGATTTTTAAAAAAGGACCAGATTTTTATTGTGACCTGCTGATCATCGGTACCGGCGGAGCGGGGCTGCGGTGTGCGACCGAGGTCCTGGAAAAGAGGCCGGAAACCAGCGTCATGGCGTTAACCAAGGTTTCTCACCCTCAGAAGTCCCATACATCAACCGCCCAGGGCGGCCTGGCCGTGGTGGACCCGCGAGACCCGGTAGATAAGAATATCTTTCACATGTTTGACACCTGGAAGGGTTCCGACTGCACGGCCGATCAAAATATCATTAAAAAAATCATCGAGTCGTCATGGGAACAGATTCTGTGGCTGGAAAACAGGGGCATGCATTTCAGCCGGGATATCGAAGGCAAGTTGAGTAAGAGAACCTTTGGGGGGCATACCCTGAATTTTGGTGAGTCCCTGGCCTATCGCGCCGTGTTCGAAGCCGACCGCACCGGAAAAGGGATCATGGATACCACCTGGGGTGAAGCCTTGAAAAGAGGCATCCGCTTTTTGACTCAAAGCATCGCCACCGAGCTTCTTTTCACCGGAAACCAATGTGTGGGCAGCGTTGTTTTCAAACAGAAGGAAGGGGAGTTTATCCGCATTTTATCAAAGGCCACGATCATCGCCACCGGCGGGTGCGGTCAGGTCTTCAAGGTCACTACCAACTGCCGCCAGAATACCGGAGACGGGCTGGCTCTGGCGCTTCAGGCCGGGCTTCCGGTCATGGACCCGGAAGCGGTCCAGTTTCATCCCACCGGCATTGTTGGCCCTGGTATTTTAGCCAGTGAAGCATTACGTAGTGAGGGCGGAGTCCTGCGCAACAAGGACCTCAAACCCTTCATGGAAAGATACGCCCCAAAGATGAAGGACCTGGCCCCGCGCGATCTCGTGTCCCGGGCTATTGAAACCGAGATTCGACAAGGCCGAGGCGTCCTTAATCCTGATCATGGAATTTATCATGTGTGGATTGACCTCAGACATCTCTCAGAATATGTCCTTGACATGAAGCTAGGTGAAATTTCGCACTTTTTTAATAAGTTTGTAAACATCAACCCCAAGGAGGAGCTCTGTCCTGTCTGCCCGAGCAATCATTATCACATGGGAGGAATCCCGACCACTGAGTTCGGCGAAGTGCAAAACGGCTCGCAGGACACTGTCCCGGGTCTGTTTGCCATAGGGGAGTGCGCTGCCGCGAGCTTTCATGGTTTCAACCGCCTGGCGGCCAATTCTATTCTGGAATTGATCACCATGGGAAAATTTGCAGGTGAGAGGGTGCTGGAGTATTTGAAGGAAGCGCCTGCTGAAACATCCAAAGCAGAAGGGGAGCATACCCTTTCGCTATTTTCTGGTTATCTCGAGGCCCAAGGCCGGGACAGCCTTGGCCGGATTCGTGAGGCCATGCAGACGATGATGACCGGGAAGGCCGGTGTTTTCAGGACCGAAGCCGGACTCCTGGAAGCTGTCGAAGGCTTGAAGGAATTGAAAGATCGGGCCGCTAAAACCGCGCTGTCCACCAGAGGGCTCATCATGAACCAGGAACTGGTTCGGCGCTGGGAACTGGATAACCTGCTGACCGTGTCCATGGTTATCGCTTGTGCCGCACTCAATAGAAGAGAATCGAGAGGCGCTCATTATCGTGAAGACTTCCCTGAGAGAAAGAATGAGTATAATTATCATACGTTAACGACCATGGAGGAATCCGGGAGGATTGAGTTTGGGAAACGGCCTGTGGATATGAGCATTCTCGAAGCCGGGGGCGGGCATGCGCAAAAATTCGGGATGATTAAGCGAGAGTATTAA
- a CDS encoding acyl-CoA dehydrogenase family protein codes for MAEFTLDEDQQQIQDMMRKFAQNELREVARDCDEEAELPSDLLDKVWELGFTHNAIEEKYGGYELGRSSAWQLGRSRP; via the coding sequence ATGGCTGAATTCACTTTGGATGAGGATCAACAGCAGATACAGGACATGATGCGGAAGTTTGCTCAGAATGAGCTTCGGGAGGTTGCCCGGGATTGTGACGAGGAGGCCGAGCTGCCGTCTGATCTTCTGGACAAGGTCTGGGAGCTGGGTTTTACGCATAATGCCATTGAGGAGAAATACGGGGGTTACGAGCTGGGCCGGTCGTCAGCCTGGCAATTGGGGCGCTCTCGCCCTTGA
- a CDS encoding acyl-CoA dehydrogenase family protein gives MTMMIPILEFGTEEQKEEWLPHFCGEKFFPATSALMEPRITFDPTLLQTTVEMGTETLVLNGTKCMVPLADQAEHILVFATTAKGAGPASVEAVIVDKDTPGLSIGEREKNMGLRPLPLFPVTFKDCEVPRSRRVGGDRGLDYMRLLNLSRANLCAMAVGVARASHEYALNYAKERYAFGEPIASRQTIAFMLAESAMEVDGMRLLAWRAAWRLDRHEDATRDATLAKMYCAEQAMKVVDYGVQILGGHGYIREHPVEMWFRNGRAFATMEGLATG, from the coding sequence TTGACGATGATGATTCCGATTCTGGAGTTTGGGACTGAGGAGCAGAAGGAGGAGTGGCTGCCTCATTTTTGCGGGGAGAAGTTTTTCCCGGCCACTTCGGCCCTGATGGAGCCCCGCATCACGTTTGATCCCACGCTTTTACAGACCACGGTCGAGATGGGCACTGAGACATTGGTGCTCAACGGAACCAAGTGCATGGTGCCGTTGGCTGATCAGGCCGAGCACATCTTGGTTTTTGCCACTACGGCTAAGGGAGCGGGGCCGGCTTCGGTGGAGGCGGTCATTGTGGACAAGGACACGCCGGGGCTGAGTATTGGAGAACGTGAGAAGAACATGGGTCTCAGGCCTTTGCCTCTTTTTCCGGTAACGTTCAAGGACTGTGAGGTGCCTCGGTCGCGGCGCGTTGGAGGCGATCGCGGTCTAGACTACATGCGGCTCTTGAATCTTTCGCGGGCCAATCTGTGCGCCATGGCCGTGGGTGTGGCGCGTGCATCGCATGAGTATGCCTTAAACTACGCCAAGGAGCGTTATGCTTTTGGGGAGCCGATTGCCAGCCGTCAGACCATAGCCTTCATGTTAGCCGAGTCGGCCATGGAGGTTGACGGGATGCGTCTTTTGGCCTGGCGCGCCGCCTGGCGGCTGGACCGTCATGAGGACGCCACTCGTGACGCCACCCTGGCTAAGATGTACTGTGCCGAGCAGGCCATGAAGGTCGTGGACTACGGGGTTCAGATATTGGGCGGTCATGGATATATTCGCGAGCATCCGGTGGAGATGTGGTTTCGGAACGGCCGGGCTTTTGCGACCATGGAAGGCCTGGCCACCGGGTGA